From the Anoplopoma fimbria isolate UVic2021 breed Golden Eagle Sablefish chromosome 14, Afim_UVic_2022, whole genome shotgun sequence genome, one window contains:
- the prodha gene encoding proline dehydrogenase 1, mitochondrial, which yields MSYARFAGTLLRANPGNVGKIRVSPGRCRSTAASTKSQEEKGPRIDGCTVVEAVPVELISHSKHVGKTRLEKIHIDFDNTEEAYKSKDNIELLRSLLVFKLCTIDFLVDKNKELMNLTKKVLGQWMFEKLMKMTFYGQFVAGEDHNSIKPLIQKNQAFGVGAVLDYSVEEDLTQEEAEKKEMDSCVSEAEKGSPDADHREKKYKAHRHFGDRRGGVISARTYFYADESKCDHQMETFINCIRASGGASADGFSAIKMTALGRPQFLLQFSEVLVKWRQFFNFLAAQQGKSDMMVLEQKLELEQLKDSLSKMDIGAMDDIESWITGEKLGLSGTIDLLDWNSLINDTTKISNLLMVPNLQTGHLEPLLDMFTAEEESQMKRMLQRMDVLAKHAMENGVRLMVDAEQTYFQPAISRLTLEMQRKFNREKPIIFNTYQCYLKEAYENVTMDVELSRREGWYFGAKLVRGAYMYQERDRAKEIGYEDPINPDYEATNRMYHRCLEYILEEVDHSRKANIMVATHNEDTVKFTLEKMNEMGLSPSENKVYFGQLLGMCDQISFPLGQAGFPVYKYVPYGPVNEVIPYLSRRAQENRGFMKGSQRERSLLWTELKRRVLGGQVFYKPVY from the exons ATGTCGTACGCGAGGTTTGCGGGGACTCTCCTGCGGGCAAACCCGGGCAACGTCGGGAAGATACGCGTCTCACCGGGGAGATGTCGGTCCACGGCGGCGTCCACCAAGAGCCAGGAGGAGAAGGGTCCGCGGATAGATGGGTGCACCGTGGTGGAGGCTGTGCCGGTCGAGCTCATCAGCCACAGCAAACATGTCGGAAAAACGAGGTTGGAGAAAATCCACATTGACTTCGACAACACCGAGGAAGCCTACAAGAGCAAGGACAACATTGAGCTGCTGAGAAGTCTGCTGGTCTTCAAGCTCTGCACAATTGATTTCCTCGTTGATAAGAACAAAGAG TTGATGAATCTGACCAAGAAGGTGCTTGGTCAGTGGATGTTTGAGAAGCTGATGAAAATGACCTTCTACGGGCAGTTTGTGGCAGGGGAAGATCACAACTCCATCAAGCCTTTGATTCAGAAGAATCAGGCCTTTGGTGTGGGGGCAGTTTTGGACTATAGTGTCGAAGAGGACTTGACAcaagaagaggcagagaagaaggaaaTGGA ttCATGTGTTTCTGAAGCAGAGAAAGGAAGTCCAG ATGCTGATCATCGTGAGAAGAAGTACAAGGCCCATCGTCATTTCGGGGACAGGCGTGGAGGGGTTATTAGTGCTCGAACCTACTTCTATGCAGATGAGTCCAAATGTGACCACCAAATGGAGACATTCATAAACTGCATTCGAGCCTCTG GGGGAGCCTCAGCAGATGGATTTTCTGCTATCAAAATGACTGCCCTCGGACGCCCACAGTTCCTT CTCCAGTTTTCAGAAGTCCTGGTAAAATGGAGACAGTTTTTCAACTTCCTTGCAGCACAGCAGGGAAAATCTGACATGATGGTTTTGGAACAAAAGCTGGAGCTGGAACAACTCAAG GATAGTTTGTCTAAGATGGATATTGGAGCCATGGATGACATAGAGAGTTGGATCACTGGAGAGAAGCTGGGTTTGTCAGG AACGATCGATCTGTTGGACTGGAACAGTTTAATAAACGATACGACGAAAATCTCCAATCTGCTCATGGTGCCAAACCTTCAG ACAGGCCACCTGGAGCCTTTGTTGGACATGTTTACTGCCGAGGAGGAGAGCCAGATGAAGAGAATGCTACAAAGAATGGACGTTCTGGCCAAG CATGCCATGGAGAATGGAGTTAGGCTCATGGTGGACGCCGAGCAGACGTACTTTCAACCAGCTATTAGTCGACTGACCCTGGAAATGCAGAGGAAATTCAACAGAGAAAAGCCAATTATTTTCAACACTTACCAGTGTTACCTCAAG gAAGCCTATGAGAATGTGACTATGGATGTTGAGCTGTCACGACGGGAGGGCTGGTACTTTGGTGCCAAACTGGTTCGTGGAGCCTACATGTACCAAGAGAGGGACAGGGCCAAAGAGATCGGCTACGAGGACCCAATAAACCCCGACTATGAGGCAACAAACAGGATGTATCACAG GTGTTTGGAGTACATCCTGGAGGAAGTTGATCACAGCAGGAAAGCAAATATCATGGTTGCAACTCATAACGAGGACACAGTGAAATTCACGCTGGAAAA gATGAATGAGATGGGCCTCTCACCCTCTGAGAATAAAGTTTACTTTGGACAGCTGCTGGGCATGTGTGACCAGATCAGCTTCCCGCTAG GTCAAGCGGGTTTCCCGGTCTACAAATACGTTCCATACGGCCCAGTCAACGAGGTCATCCCTTATCTGTCTCGCCGTGCTCAAGAGAACCGTGGCTTCATGAAGGGATCCCAGAGAGAGCGCAGCCTGCTGTGGACGGAGCTGAAGCGCAGAGTGCTGGGTGGACAGGTTTTCTACAAGCCCGTCTACTGA
- the gal3st1b gene encoding LOW QUALITY PROTEIN: galactosylceramide sulfotransferase (The sequence of the model RefSeq protein was modified relative to this genomic sequence to represent the inferred CDS: substituted 1 base at 1 genomic stop codon): protein PPVGGELTSDYFLSSQPMRYDFRKCXRLVLMMSGIKGYKCAFVLRRLILWVLLTNIILVLYCMMTSSQGENRASQQDTCPLSGANLLKKNVSTPLQSTKSEECSPKVNIMFMKTHKTASSTILNILFRFGEKHKLKFALPDGRNDFFYPSPFLCSQVKDYKPGDCFNIVCNHMRFDHREVSKLLPPDAEYITILRDPVDLFESSFNYYHRAVPLTWRINGENKLEEFLNNPQAFYSTDAYNSFYLKNMLFFDFGFENNLEADDPRVMRDIHNLSERFDLVLLAEYFEESLILLKDMLCWTTEDILYFKLNARRSSSVSHLTPELRAKALQWNGADWRLYQHFNATFWLRVEAYGRDKMKQEVNELRRRNSEMKAICIEDGGAVEAQKIQDKHFLPWQPVGESSILGYNMKKNIDLKFRTICEKMLTPEIQYLSDLGVNLWLTRLWGWLKDAVFTV, encoded by the exons CCCCCTGTGGGAGGAGAATTAACATCTGACTACTTTCTCTCCTCACAGCCAATGAGATATGACTTCAGGAAGT GTTAACGTTTGGTGCTCATGATGTCTGGCATCAAAGGATACAAGTGTGCATTTGTGCTACGAAGGCTGATTCTCTGGGTTTTATTGACCAACATCATCCTGGTGCTGTACTGCATGATGACCTCAAGCCAAGGAGAGAATAG gGCCTCCCAACAAGACACGTGTCCTCTCAGTGGGGCGAACTTGTTGAAGAAAAATGTGAGCACCCCTCTTCAAAGCACAAAGTCAGAAGAGTGCTCCCCCAAAGTAAACATAATGTTCATGAAGACCCATAAAACTGCCAGCAGCACCATACTCAACATCCTCTTCAGATTTGGAGAAAAGCACAAGCTTAAATTTGCCCTCCCAGATGGGCGCAACGACTTCTTCTACCCATCACCTTTCCTGTGCTCCCAGGTGAAGGACTACAAACCCGGAGACTGTTTCAATATTGTTTGTAACCACATGCGCTTTGACCATCGAGAGGTTTCCAAGCTCCTGCCTCCGGATGCTGAGTACATCACCATCTTGCGCGACCCAGTGGATCTCTTTGAGTCGTCCTTCAATTATTACCACAGAGCAGTTCCTCTCACGTGGAGGATCAACGGAGAGAACAAACTGGAAGAGTTTCTAAACAACCCCCAAGCCTTCTACAGCACGGACGCTTACAACTCGTTCTACCTTAAAAATATGCTCTTTTTCGACTTTGGTTTTGAGAACAACCTAGAAGCTGATGATCCTCGTGTAATGAGGGATATTCATAACTTATCGGAACGTTTTGATCTGGTTCTCTTAGCAGAATATTTCGAGGAGTCTCTTATCCTGCTTAAGGACATGCTGTGTTGGACCACCGAAGACATCCTGTATTTTAAACTCAATGCTCGCAGGAGCTCGTCCGTATCTCATCTGACCCCTGAGTTGAGAGCCAAAGCTTTACAGTGGAACGGGGCCGACTGGAGACTCTACCAGCACTTTAATGCTACCTTCTGGCTCAGAGTGGAGGCGTATGGGAGGGACAAAATGAAACAGGAGGTCAATGAACTGAGGAGGAGAAATTCTGAGATGAAGGCCATCTGTATAGAGGATGGAGGTGCAGTTGAGGCCCAAAAGATTCAAGACAAACATTTCCTGCCCTGGCAGCCGGTTGGAGAGTCGTCCATCCTGGGTTACaacatgaagaaaaatattgatttgaaatTTAGGACAATCTGTGAGAAAATGCTCACACCTGAAATACAATACTTGTCAGACCTGGGCGTAAATCTGTGGCTTACTAGACTATGGGGTTGGTTAAAAGAtgctgtttttactgtttga
- the srsf9 gene encoding serine/arginine-rich splicing factor 9 yields the protein MSDGRIYVGNLPVDVQERDIEDLFYKYGKIRDIELKNNRGTIPFAFVRFEDPRDADDAVYGRNGYGYGDSKLRVEYPRSSGAKFGPMGGGGGGGERGGGGGGGEGGGGGGRGGGGERGGGGGPRGRFGPPTRRSEFRVIVTGLPPTGSWQDLKDHMREAGDVCFADVQRDGEGVVEFLRREDMEYALRRLDRTEFRSHQGETAYIRVYEERGTPSNWNRSRSRSRSRGRYSPPFPNRGSPPARYQSPPRHTMSRHSPPPRRHPPQHHSPPPRHYR from the exons ATGTCGGATGGCCGGATCTATGTGGGGAATCTCCCTGTGGATGTCCAGGAGAGAGACATTGAGGATCTCTTCTACAAATATGGAAAAATCCGTGATATCGAATTGAAGAACAATAGAGGCACTATACCTTTTGCTTTCGTCAGATTTGAAGATCCACG GGATGCTGATGATGCCGTCTATGGAAGGAATGGATATGGTTATGGAGACTCCAAGCTACGTGTGGAGTACCCTCGATCTTCTGGTGCTAAATTTGGCCCTatgggaggaggtggtggtggaggtgaaagaggaggaggaggaggtggaggtgaaggcggaggaggaggaggaagaggaggaggaggtgaaagaggaggaggaggaggacctaGGGGAAGATTTGGACCCCCAACTCGAAGATCTGAATTCCGGGTCATAGTGACTG GGTTACCACCAACTGGGAGCTGGCAGGATCTGAAGGATCACATGCGTGAGGCCGGAGACGTTTGTTTTGCAGATGTGCAGCGtgatggagagggcgtggtggAGTTTCTCCGTAGAGAGGACATGGAGTACGCATTGCGCAGACTGGATCGGACCGAGTTCCGTTCACATCAA GGCGAGACTGCGTACATCCGCGTCTATGAGGAGAGGGGCACCCCCTCCAACTGGAATCGGTCGCGTTCCCGCTCCAGATCCAGAGGTCGCTATTCGCCCCCCTTTCCTAACAGAGGTTCTCCACCTGCACGCTACCAGTCGCCTCCACGCCATACTATGTCCCGCCATAGTCCACCCCCCAGGAGGCACCCGCCACAGCACCATAGCCCACCGCCACGTCATTACCGGTAG